A single window of Plasmodium reichenowi strain SY57 chromosome 12, whole genome shotgun sequence DNA harbors:
- a CDS encoding chitinase: MNFTVKYSFLVICLLCCLLSTYVSVIEGHRARPGESRKNPREIIKTFKDSGKGIIQGYYPSWVSYNHNLKDLNANLNVVHMSFAKMDLSYDSIESIVGSPSLFKSLIGLEYIGLNEYFNDAMNLRKARPDIIMLLSLGGETYHPSSFDSALNAVEKIANLVDELGFDGIDVDYEPNGSFDGLNEKEKADFFVQYVTKLREYMCDDKLISISQSSNGALSCIGFNDPKKICMDDEAPYNSKYFNKPDVKKELLRAAQMASAGGAIYLMNNLKDMIDMVFVQTFNYTNSTDSTVMKELYDSYAYYGKKYDYVIIMGFTLMFPSTPFNPNDKMFVKSIGDFVKTENKLNKRADGFGLWSLSSDNAAHNEQLAIENFVESLH, translated from the coding sequence atgAATTTTACTGTgaaatattcatttttagTTATTTGCTTATTATGCTGTTTATTAAGCACTTATGTAAGTGTCATTGAGGGGCATCGAGCACGACCAGGTGAATCAAGAAAAAACCCAAgagaaattataaaaacatttaaaGATAGTGGGAAAGGAATTATTCAAGGTTATTATCCATCATGGGTTTCCTATAATCATAACTTGAAAGATTTAAATGCTAATTTAAATGTTGTACATATGTCTTTTGCTAAGATGGATTTATCTTATGACAGTATAGAGAGTATTGTTGGTTCTCCTTCACTTTTCAAGTCATTAATAGGTTTAGAATATATAGGGCTAAACgaatattttaatgatGCCATGAATTTAAGAAAAGCTCGTCCAGATATTATTATGCTTTTATCTCTTGGAGGAGAAACATATCATCCAAGTTCATTTGATTCTGCTTTAAATGCTGTTGAGAAAATTGCAAATTTAGTTGATGAATTAGGATTTGATGGAATCGATGTTGATTATGAGCCTAATGGATCTTTTGATGGTTTGAACGAAAAAGAGAAAGCTGATTTTTTCGTACAATATGTAACAAAATTGAGGGAATATATGTGTGatgataaattaatttCTATATCTCAATCATCTAATGGAGCTTTAAGTTGTATAGGTTTTAATGATCCTAAGAAAATATGTATGGATGATGAAGCACCATataattcaaaatatttcaaTAAACCTGATGTAAAAAAGGAGCTATTAAGAGCAGCGCAAATGGCTTCAGCTGGAGGAgcaatatatttaatgaataATTTAAAGGATATGATTGATATGGTGTTTGTACAAACCTTTAATTATACAAATTCTACAGATTCAACAGTTATGaaagaattatatgatTCTTATGCTTAttatggaaaaaaatatgattatgttattataatggGATTTACATTAATGTTTCCTTCAACTCCTTTTAATCCGAATGATAAAATGTTTGTAAAATCCATTGGTGATTTTGTAAAGActgaaaataaattaaataaaagagCAGACGGATTTGGATTATGGTCTTTATCTTCTGATAATGCTGCACATAATGAACAATTAGCAATTGAAAATTTCGTAGAATCTTTACATTAA
- a CDS encoding hypothetical protein (conserved Plasmodium protein, unknown function) has product MSDPWADYDPNIISALQEAFGDIITAKPLTNLLSGDSGPSIAGGCSCNRSLMIFIALMVFNAILFWVYNRGKKDIEKKIKKHGYY; this is encoded by the exons ATGAGTGATCCATGGGCAGATTACGATCCTAATATAATATCAGCTTTACAAGAAGCTTTTGGAGATATCATAACAGCAAAGCCACTTacaaatttattatcaGGAGATTCCGGTCCATCAATAGCTGGTGGTTGTTCATGTAATCGTTCTCTTATGATTTTTATAGCACTTATGGTATTTAACGCAATATTGTTCTGGGTGTATAATCGAGGAAAAAAA GATATTGAGAAAAAAATCAAGAAACATGGATATTACTAA